A single candidate division WOR-3 bacterium DNA region contains:
- the argS gene encoding arginine--tRNA ligase, protein MLPKRDMLSEKIVESLKKAEIEIPPGHEIEFIKEEKFGDYASNILFLLSKKLKKNPQEIGKEILEKIKTDSDYEKVEIGGNGFLNFTFSFSFLRRELRKILLEDYLHFDIGKKRKVNLEFISANPTGPLSVVQARAGAYGNALANLLRFVNYDVSTEYYINDCGTQIDLLEKSLIYRIKELKGIKSEFPEGGYPGEYLIEIAKKILDNNLPEEKWRSFLLAEIISWQKQVLNKFGVFFDSFVYESSIIRYREKVLEILKAKDLVYEKEDALFFKSSLFGDSEDRVLITKDKRATYFLNDLAYHYDKIKRGFEIIINIWGPDHHGYIPRMVAGIKSLGFNTNNFIVIIAQQVSLEREGEKVKMSKRGGEFITLEEVLAEVGSDPLKFFLLLRKPSQHLTFDIELIKKATKENPYFYVQYAHARICSIERHGKEKGYNFNNLLEDVNLDYLITKEERSLMLTILKFKDIIIQAVKEFAPHLLVYYLLELAEKFHYFYEKERVILEDLELMKARVFLAFCCRKIIKKTLEILGIKPLEKM, encoded by the coding sequence ATGCTCCCCAAAAGAGATATGTTGAGTGAGAAGATTGTCGAAAGTTTAAAGAAAGCCGAAATTGAAATTCCTCCAGGCCATGAAATTGAATTTATTAAAGAAGAGAAATTTGGTGATTATGCTTCTAACATTCTCTTTTTACTTAGTAAAAAATTAAAGAAAAATCCACAAGAGATTGGTAAAGAGATTTTGGAAAAAATAAAAACCGATAGCGATTATGAGAAGGTGGAGATTGGCGGTAATGGTTTTCTTAATTTTACCTTTTCTTTCAGTTTTTTAAGAAGAGAATTAAGAAAAATATTATTAGAAGATTATCTCCATTTTGATATCGGTAAAAAAAGAAAAGTGAATCTTGAGTTTATTTCGGCTAATCCCACAGGACCTCTTTCGGTAGTTCAGGCACGAGCCGGTGCTTATGGTAATGCCTTAGCAAACCTTTTAAGATTTGTGAATTATGATGTTTCTACCGAATATTATATTAATGATTGTGGTACCCAAATAGATTTATTAGAAAAGAGTTTAATTTATCGAATAAAGGAACTTAAAGGAATAAAAAGTGAATTTCCTGAAGGAGGTTATCCAGGTGAATATTTAATCGAAATTGCTAAAAAAATTTTAGATAATAATCTACCAGAAGAGAAATGGCGCTCTTTTCTTTTGGCAGAAATAATTTCTTGGCAAAAACAGGTTTTAAACAAATTTGGTGTTTTTTTTGATTCTTTTGTTTATGAATCTTCAATAATTCGTTATCGGGAAAAGGTTTTAGAAATCCTAAAAGCAAAAGATCTGGTTTATGAAAAAGAGGATGCTTTATTTTTTAAAAGCTCTCTTTTTGGCGATAGTGAAGATCGGGTGCTAATTACCAAAGATAAAAGAGCAACCTATTTTCTTAATGATTTAGCCTATCACTACGATAAGATAAAGAGAGGGTTTGAGATAATTATTAATATTTGGGGACCCGATCACCACGGTTATATTCCAAGAATGGTTGCTGGAATAAAAAGTTTAGGCTTTAATACTAATAATTTCATCGTAATTATCGCTCAACAGGTTTCCTTAGAAAGAGAAGGTGAAAAAGTGAAAATGTCAAAAAGAGGTGGTGAATTTATCACCTTAGAAGAGGTATTAGCCGAAGTGGGGAGTGATCCATTAAAATTTTTTCTTTTATTGAGAAAACCTTCCCAACATTTAACTTTTGATATTGAACTGATTAAAAAAGCGACAAAAGAGAATCCCTATTTCTATGTCCAATATGCTCATGCCCGAATTTGTAGCATTGAGAGACACGGCAAAGAGAAGGGCTACAACTTTAATAACCTTTTAGAAGATGTCAATTTGGATTATTTAATAACCAAAGAAGAACGTTCTTTAATGTTGACAATACTTAAATTTAAGGATATTATTATTCAAGCAGTGAAAGAGTTTGCTCCCCATTTATTGGTTTATTATCTTTTAGAATTGGCAGAGAAATTTCATTATTTTTACGAGAAAGAAAGAGTGATTTTGGAAGATTTAGAATTGATGAAGGCAAGGGTTTTTTTGGCATTTTGTTGTCGGAAAATAATAAAAAAGACATTAGAAATTTTGGGGATTAAACCCTTAGAAAAAATGTGA
- the rsfS gene encoding ribosome silencing factor — MELIDYIIKILIDKKATDILLLDLRRLSPIADYFLIATANSIPHAQALCDEIELRIKHDLGLLPHHIEGYNPAQWILIDYIDVVVHIFLKEVREFYGLERLWGDAPQKRYVE, encoded by the coding sequence ATGGAACTAATTGATTATATTATAAAGATTTTGATTGATAAGAAGGCAACCGACATTTTACTTTTGGATTTGAGGAGACTTTCGCCTATTGCTGATTATTTTTTAATCGCTACCGCCAATTCTATTCCTCATGCCCAAGCCCTTTGTGATGAAATTGAGTTGCGGATTAAACATGACTTAGGTCTTTTGCCTCACCATATTGAAGGTTATAATCCCGCCCAATGGATTTTGATTGATTATATTGATGTGGTGGTTCACATCTTTCTCAAAGAAGTTAGAGAATTTTATGGATTAGAAAGATTGTGGGGCGATGCTCCCCAAAAGAGATATGTTGAGTGA